ACGTGTTCGCCATCGAGCGGTTCATCGGGCGGGCGGTCGAGCGCGTGAAGCTGGAAAACTTCGCCTACAAATACACGGCGCTGTTCGAGCAGGGAAAACCCGGCGCGCCCACGCCGCACGAGATGAAGGCCCGCGCCGTGCGCATCGGCAAGGGCTACCACTTCGGCCGGAGTGGAAGAAGGCGGTGAAGCATGCGTTTATCCCCTCGGCACCGAGCGGACTCCGGCTTCAAGCAGGACGAGCTGGCGATGGTTGGCGCGGGGCTGCTGTTTGTGCTTGCGCCTGCCACACCCGGGTTAGTCCGTCGCGCGCAGGAGAGGAGGCGCGCCGGCTGCACTACCCATTTGAAACAGATGCGCGGCGCACTTCGAAACTGGGCGCGGGAAAATAGGAAGACTACTGCGGACACATATTCTCTCACGAACGCTACTTTGTTTGCGTTTTTGAAAGGCGCCGTGCTGCCGGTCTGTCCGGCGGGCGGCCGCTACTCACCGGGCACAAACATCGCCGACGCGCCCACGTGCAACTTTCCCGGCCACACCTTGTAGCCAAACGTTCCGGCGCGTCCGGATGCCATGAAGACGCTTCACCTCCACCTCACACGCCAGGTCCTGCAGACGCTGGTGATGACGGTGCTGGTGTTCACCTTCGTGCTGCTGCTGGGCAATGTGCTGCGCGAGGTGATGGCGATGCTCGTGAGCCGGCAGGCGACGCCCGGCGGCGTGGCGCGCGCCATCGCGCTGCTCATCCCCTACGTGCTCGTGTTCGCGCTGCCGATGGGCCTGCTCACGGCCACGCTGCTCGTCTTCGGCCGGTTCAGCGCGGACCAGGAACTCACCGCCGCCCGGGCGGGAGGCATCAGCCTGCTCGCGCTCGTCGCGCCCGTGCTCGCGCTCGCCGCCGCGCTCAGCCTGTTGTCCGCCGCCGTCAACTGCGAGGTCGCCCCGCGCTGCCGCGTCGCCTACAAGGCGCTGCTCGACGACCTGCGGAACATCCCGCCCACGGCGCTCATCCCGGAGAACAAGTTCGTCACGGACTTTGACGGCTGGGTGGTGTATGTCGCCCGCCGCCGCGGCGAGGTGCTTGAGGATGTGCTGCTGTTCCGGCTTGAGAAGGGCGAGGTCGTCCAGCGCACGCGCGCGCGCCGCGCCACCATCACCGTCAACGCCGCCGAGCGCGAGCTGGAGTTCAACACGGAGGACACGTCCATCTTCCTGCGCGTCCAGCGCGAACAGCCGTCCGGCCCGGAAGCGGTCTGGCAGCCCGTCCACGTCGGCGAGATGACGGTGCCGATGAAGTTCAAGCCCGCGGTCGAGCAGGACGCGAAACCGAAACTCAGCGAGATGACGTTCACGCAGCTTCGCGCCGAACTGCGCGAGGCGCGGGCGCGCGGGCTGGAGACGTCGCCCATCCTCGTGCAGCTCCACCGCATGGTGTCGTTTTCGTTCGCGTGCATCGGCTTCACGCTGGTCGGCATTCCGCTGGGCATCCACGCGCACCGGCGCGAGACGAGCGCGGGCGTGGCGATGGCGCTGCTGCTGGTGCTGGTTTACTACAGCTTCTTCATCCTCGGGCAGGCGCTCGAAATGCGCGCGGCGTGGCAACCGCACCTGCTGATGTGGGTGCCGAACTTCCTCTTTCAATGCCTCGGCGCGTGGCTGTTGTGGCGCGCGGACCGCGGCGCTTGACCCCGGAGCCCGCCGCCAACGGACGGTCACGCAGGCCGGACACTACACCGGCGCAAGATGGGTTTTGCAGAGGGCTCCATCCTTCCTTTGCGCCTTTGCGCCAAGCCGGGCCTGCGGCGTTCAGTTGAAACCGAGCAACCGGCCGCCCTGATACGTGATGAACGCCAGCCCCCACGCGAGCGCGCCCATGTAAAGCCACTGGATGATGGGCCACTTCCACGAATTCGTCTCGCGCCGCACCACGGCCACGGTGCTCACGCATTGGAGCGCGAAGACGTAGAAGACCATCAGCGACACCGCGGTGAGCGGCGTGTAGGCGGGCGAACCGTCGGTGCGCTTTTCCTGCTGCATCGTCTTGGCGAGGTTCGCGGACGCAGCCTCTTCGGTGTCGGCGCTGCCGACGTTGTAAACGACGGACATGGTGCTCACGAACACCTCGCGCGCCGCGAACGACGCGACGATGCCGATGCCCATCTTCCAGTCGAAGCCCAGCGGCGCGATCGCGGGCTCGATGACATGACCAAGACGACCGGCGAAGGAGAGGCGAAGTTGGTCGCCGGCCGACGGCGCCGCATTCGGCGGACCGGTTCGGCTTGTCTGGCCTGACGCTTCCAACTTTGGATACGTCGCCAGAAACCACAACAGGATGTTGATCCCCAAAATCACCGTGCCGGCGCGGCGCAGGAAGAGCTTCGAGCGGTCCCACATGTGGCGCAGCGTCACCGCGAGCACGGGCCGTTTGTAGGGCGGCAGTTCCATGATGAGCATCGGCGCCGCGCCCTTGAGCAGCGTTTTCTTGAAGACCCACGCCATGCCCAGCGCGCCCGCGATGCCGAGCAGATACATCGCGAGCATCGTCAGCCCGCCGAGTTTGAAGAAGCCCAGCACGCGCACGTCCGGGATGCACGCCGCGATGAGCACCGTGTAAACCGGCAGCCGCGCCGAGCAGCTCATCAGCGGTGCGACCAGAATCGTGACGAGCCGGTCCTTCGGCGACTCGATGGTGCGCGTGGCCATGATGCCGGGAATCGCGCACGCGAACGACGAGAGCATCGGGATGAAGCTCTTGCCATGCAGCCCGACCTTGCTCATGAGGCGGTCCATCAGGAACGCCGCGCGCGCCATGTAGCCCGTGTCCTCGAGCAGGCTGATGAAGAGAAACAGCAGGCAAATCTGCGGCAGGAACACCACCACCGCGCCGACGCCGGCGATGACGCCGTTGACGAGCAGGTCGTTCAATTCGCCCGGCGGAATCGCGCCGCCGACTGTTTTGCCGAGCCAGCCGACCGCGCCTTCCATCCAGCCCATCGGGATTTCGGCAAACGTAAAGATGCTCTGGAACATCAGCGCCATGAGCGCGACGAAGATGGCGAACCCGTAAAACCGGTGCGTGAGCACGCGGTCGAGCTTGTCGCTGAACGTCTCGCGCAACGCATCGGCCTCGGTGACCACGCGCCGTGCGATTCCGCCGATGCGGGAGTAGCGGGCCTCGATCGCGGCGCTGCGCCAGTCCACGCCGGCGGCGTCGAGCCGCTGCCGCGCCGCGAGGACGGCCGACTGGATTTCCACCGGAAACGGCGCGGAGTGCGAGGCGAGTCCCTTTTCGTCGGAGAGCAGCAGCAGCGCCTCGGCGCGCGCGGAGGTGAAACGCGCCGGCGCGAGTTTCTCCATCATCGCGGCGAGCGTGGCAACCTCGTCGGAGAACCGCGCCGGCAGGTCGCAGAAAGTCCGCGGGGTGCGCGGGGCGAGACCCGGGTGGCCGGGCTTGGTGAGCATGGCGCGCAACTCCGCCACGCCGTCGCCCCGGCTCGCAACGAGCGGCAGCACGGGCACGCCGAGTTCCTTCGCGAGCGCGGCGGCGTCCACGGGGTGGCCGTTCTCCGCGGCCACGTCCATCATGTTCAATGCGATGATCGCGGGATAGCCGAGTTCGATGACTTGCGTCGCGTAATACAGATTGCGTTCGAGGTTCGAGGCGTCCACCACCACGACCACCGCCGCGGGCGCGGGCACGTCGGGGAGCCGGTGGAATAGCACGTCGCGCGAGACCTGCTCGTCGAGCGACTTGGGGCTGAGGCTGTAAGTGCCCGGCAAGTCGAGCACGGTGACGGCGCGGTCCGCGGGCGCGCCCTTGAGCGGGCCTTCCTTTCGCTCGACGGTGACGCCGGCGTAGTTGCCGACCTTCGCGCGCAGCCCGGTCAGGGCGTTGAACAGCGTCGTCTTGCCGGAGTTGGGGTTGCCGGTGAGCGCGACGCAACAGTTCGAGGCGGAGGGCGGCATGGTTCAGACGCAACGGCGCGAGGGCGCAAAGTCGGGAGTGTTCAGGGCGGCAAACTCCCTGCGCCCCTGCGTCACTGCGTCAAAAAGGTTCGCGCTCACTTCCCTCGAACGAAGATCAATTCCGCCTCGTGTTTCCGGAGCGTCAGGTGATAGCCGCGCACCTTGATTTCCACCGGGTCGCCGAGCGGCGCGAAGCGCACGAGCTCGACCGCCGTGCCGACGAGCAGGCCCATTTCGAGCAGCCGCGCACGGTCCTCCGCCGGCACACGAATCTCGGCGACGGTGCCGGTGGCGCCGACCGCGAGCGACGAAAGCGGCTGGGGTTCGGCGGACATCATGCGGCGCGTTGGCGGGGCGCGGACGGCGCCGGGATGGGCTCGACCATGATCGAGCCCGCAAGCTGCTTGCTGATGCCGAGCCGCACGTTGCAGACCTGGCAGATGACGTTTGTGTGCTTCATCAGCAGCTTGATGCGCTGCTCCTCGCAGAAGCCCATCTCACGCAGCCGGTGGTTCAGCTCGGGCGACGCCGAGAGCTGCTTGATGCGCACCGAGGTCCCCGCGCGCACGGTGTCCAGCGGACACGCCTCCGGCTGCGGGCAATGCCCGTTGACCGGTGCGAGGGGATTCGTCGGTTCATTCACGGCGCAGGACGCTAGTGTAGTTGAGACTGAGTTGCAAGAGGGGTATTCAGTGCCGTTGAGCCGTCGCACGCTGGCCGCGCAGCCTGAATCCCATTGCCAAAGCGAAACGGAATCGCGAGCGTCTTTCGCAAGGGCCGCGGCTGCGCGCTGCGTCCCGCCGAGTTGCAATGCCCCTGCCCGACCTCATCGAGATTGTCCCGCTCACGCAGCCCGTGCGCGCGGAGATCACCGTGCCCGGGTCCAAGAGCATCACCAACCGCGCGCTCGTGCTCGCCGCGCTCGCGGACGGCGAGACCACGCTGCGCGGCGCGTTGTGGAGCGAGGACACGCAGATCATGGTCGAGTGCCTGCAAGACCTCGGCTTCATGGTCAACGTCGCGCCCGACGCGGACGAAGTCAGCAACCGCACCATCACCGTTTACGGCCGGGGCGGCGAAGTCCCGCGCGGCGGAACGGAGGGCAACCCGCTCGAACTCTTCGTCGGCAACGCGGGCACGGCGGCGCGGTTTCTTGCGGCGTTCGTGTGCCTCGGCAGCGGCGTGTATCGGCTGCACGGCGTTCCGCGGATGCACGAGCGCCCTCAAGCTGCGCTCTTCGCCGCGCTGCGCCAGCTCGGCTACCACGTTGAATCGGAGGCGGACCATGAGAAGTTGCCCGTGAGAATCTGGGGAGGCTCACCCTCACCCCGCCCGCTCCCTGAGCGAGAGGGGGGCCGAAGGCCGGGTGAGGGTGACGGCAAGCGCCGTTGCAAAGTCAGCGTCGAGGAAAGCTCGCAGTTTGCCAGCGCGCTGCTGCTGTGCGCGGACGCGGGCGGCTGGAATGTCGAAGTGACCGGCGCGAACGAGGACGAGATGCCCTACGTGACAATGACGCGCGAACTCGTGAAGGTCTTCCCGCGCCGCGGCGGGGCATTTCAGATCGAACCGGACGCGAGCAGCGGGAGTTATTTTCTAGCAGCCGGGTGGTCTGCCTGGGCCCCGAAAACGACCTACAAGAGAGAACCAGACGGCGGGATGACCGTCCGTTTTGCGTTTGAAGAAGGGTTCGTTGCCGTCACAACGACCATGCGCCCGGACGGGACGACGACGACCGGACAGACAGGCTTTTCCCGGCCACTCCTTCCAAGAGGGCAACTGGACGCACCAGGGGTTTGTTCGCCGTCCATCTTGCAACTCCGTGTTTGCAACTGGCCCGCATCGGGATGGCAGGTGGACGGGAAATTCCCGGATTACTTGCCGGTTCCGTCCGGAGTCTCTCGCGCCACTGAACTGGGAGACAGCATCATGACAGCGATCATCCTCGCTGCGGATGAGGACACAGGGCGTGAATGGCGTGAACCGGCCGGAACGAAAGGAACCCTTCGCGATGTCGGCGGATTCCGACGACCCATTCGCTTCACTGACCTCGTCCGATTGCGCGTGCAGGAGTGTGAGCGCGTCGTCGCGTTGCGCACGGAGCTGACCAAGTGCGGCGCGAAGGTCATCGAGGAAGATGACACGCTCACGGTGTATCCGTCGCAACTCCACGGCGCGGAGATCGAGACCTACAACGATCATCGCATGGCGATGTGCTTCGCGGTTCTCGGCTTGAAAGTGCCCGGCATCAAAATCAAGAATCCCGCGTGCGTGAAGAAGACGTTCCCCAATTTTTTCCAGAAGCTCGCCACGCCGCCGCCGCGCGGGCTGGGCGTGGCCATCCTCGACGGCCGCACCGGGCGCCGGCTGGCGATGGAGGAGTTGTTTGCGGATTGAGCACTTCGTCCTCGTCCTGCGCGGCCGGGACTCGACCCGGTGGCGCCGGTCGCGCCGCGACCCACCGTCCGGCGAATCGAGGACGATCCGAAGAAACTTTGAACCGCAAGCCTTGAACTTTGAACGCTTCGATTGTCATCGCCGTTGACGGCACGAGCGCGAGCGGCAAGAGCAGCACGTCGCGGCACCTCGCGAAGCTGCTCGGCTTCGTCTACGTGGACACCGGCGCGATGTATCGCACGCTGGCGTGGCATTGCCTCGCGCAGCGCGCGGAGGTGAACGACGCCAGGGCCGTCGCCGCCGTGTGCCGCCGTTGGAAGACCTCGCTCGTGTGCGTGGACGACCACGTGCGCCTGCTCGTGGACGGCTACTGGCCGGAGAAGGAAATCCGCACCGCCGAGACGAGCGCGGCCGTGGCGCACGTCGCCGCCGTGCCCAAGGTGCGCGACTGGATGAAGGAGAAGCAGCGCGAGTGCGTGAAGTTCGGCAACCTCGTCATGGAAGGCCGCGACATCGGCTCGAACGTATTCCCGGAGACGGACTTCAAGTTTTACTTCGACGCCTCGCTCGCGGTGCGCAACCGCCGCCGCGCGGCCGAGGGCGTTTCGGAGAATCTCGCCGCGCGCGACCATCACGACAGCCAGCGCGCCGCCGCGCCGCTCATGGTGCCGCTGGGCGCCATGTATATCGACAACTCGGAGCAGACCATCCCGCAGACATGCGAGGTGATGCTTGCGGAACTCGAACGCAAGCTGGGACGCAAGCTCGCGCTTCAGCCCGAGGCGGCGTGACCCGAGGAGGCCGGGAATGAATCCGAGTTACTACCTCACGTGGAGGTTGTGCCGGCTGCTGTTCGCCACGTATTTCCGGTGGCGCGTCTTTCATCCGGATCGCGTGCCGCCCACGGGCCCGGTCATCCTCGCGGCGAACCACCAAAGCTATCTCGACCCGCCGCTTGTCGGCTCGGGCTTGACGCGTGGCATCAACTACCTCGCGCGTGAAAACCTCGTGAAGTTTCCCGTGCTCGGCGCCTACATGCGTTCGCTCAATGTCGTGCCCGTGGACCGCGACGGCGGCGGCGCGGCCGGGCTCAAGGGCATTCTCGACCGGTTGCTTGCAGGCGGTGGCATCATCCTGTTTCCCGAGGGCACGCGCTCGTGCGACGGCTCGCTCCGGGCAGCGCGGCCGGGCATCGGCCTCACGATCATCAAGTCCGCCGCGCCCGTGGTGCCGGTGCGAGTGTGGGGCACGTTCGAGGCGTGGTCGCGGCACGGGAAACTCCCGCGTCCGCGCCCCGTCGTCGTCAAGTATGGCCACCCGTTGCTGTTCGAGAAGGAGCGCGCCGAGGCGGAGTCGTGCTCGAAGCCGCGACTGAAGGAAATTTACCAGGAGATCGCCGGGGAACTCATGCGCCGCATCGCGAGGATGGAGCCGTGCGAGGATGTGGAGAGGTTTCCGTGACGTGGTGCGTCGCGCGTCACAACCTCACGACTTCATACCGACGGCTTCGCAGAGCCGCCTCATTCCTTCGCGCGCCAACCGCTCGCGCAAGCCGCCCACGATGTCGCGCGCGAGCCCGGGGCCTTCAAAAACCAGCCCCGAATAGACCTGCACGAGCGACGCGCCGGCGGAGATCTTTTCCCACGCGTCGTCCGCGTTGAGGATGCCGCCGACGCCGATGATGGGGAGCGCGCCACGAGTCTGCCGGAACAGGTGCCGCACGACTTCCGTGGACCGCGCGCGCAGCGGCCGTCCGCTGAGTCCGCCCGTCTCGGAAAAAGCGCGCCGGCATGATTCGTCGCTCGAGTCCGGCCGGGTAATGGTCGTGTTCGTCGCCACGATGCCCGCGATGTGGCGCGGACCGGTGAGTTCAAGGATTTCGTCGAGCGCTTCAAACGAAAGGTCGGGCGCGACTTTCACGAGGACGGGCTTTGCGTGGCTCGGGGTGCGTGGTGCGTGAAGATCCGAATCCGCCACGGGCCGGCTTGAGTCAGCATTTCCCTTCACGCGCCACGCGCCACGCGCCACGTTCTCTTCCTGCACGGCCGCGAGGACTTCATCAAGCGCCGCCTTGTCCTGGAGCTGGCGCAAGTTCGGCGTGTTCGGCGAACTCACGTTCACGACGAAGAAATCCGCGTGCCCGCGCAGCGTGCGAAACGAGTTCGCGTAGTCCTCGGCGGCCTTGTCGATCGGGGTGGCTTTCGATTTGCCGAGGTTGATGCCGACCGGGTGCGCAGGCCAGCGGCCAAGCGCGCGCCACGCGGCAAGCTTTGCGGCCATCGCCTCCGCGCCGCCGTTGTTGAAGCCCATCCGGTTGACGAGCGCCTCGTCGGCGACGGCGCGAAACATCCGCGGCGGATCGTTGCCGGGTTGCGGGTGCCACGTCACGCCGCCAAGTTCGCTGAAGCCGAATCCGAGCGCGGGCCACACGGGCGCGGCGGCGGCGTGCTTGTCCATGCCCGCGGCGAGGCCGACGGGGTTCGGAAATCTCAGGCCCCAAAGCTCCACCGGCAGCGGTGGCGCGCCGAAGAACGACGCGAGCGCGTCACACGCGGTCTCGCTGCGCGACGCGCGCGCGAGCGTGGCGAGCGTGCGGTTGTGGATGTCCTCCGAGTCGAAGGAGAACAGCCACGGACGGAGGCACGCGCGGTAGCACCAGCTCACGCGCGCAGGCTAGCCGAGCGCGTGGAGCGTTGCCAGCGGCGAGCGAATAGCCAGCCCAACAAGCCCGTCGAACTCCGGCCTGTCCAACGGAGCCATCGCCCGCGACGTGATCGTCCGGGATTTCCTTGTTCCGCCGTCAAACGAACCGTTAGGCTGCGCCGGCTGTGAAATTGCAACACGCACAAACCCCCGCGCGGCACGCGGCGCGAATCTTCGCGCGCGCCGCACTCGTTGTCGCGTGCGTGTTCGCGGGTTGCCGACGGGACGAACTCCAGGTCTATCGCGTGCCGAAACCGCCCGCGCCGGTCGTGTCCGCGGCGAAGGCTGACCCGCACGGCGGCGGCCGGCCGCACATTCACTCCAAGGCGCCCGCGGGCTGGACGGATGCGGGCGCGACGCGGACCCGCGTGGCGAATTTCTCGCTCACGCGCGACGGACAGTCCGCCGAGATCGCGGTGATGCCGTTCCCCGGCATGGGCGGGACCGACTTGCAGTTTGTGAATTTGTGGCGCGAACAACTCAAGCTGCCCGCGGCCACCGAGGAGGAACTCCTCAAATTCATGACGCGCATCGTCGTGAACAGGCAACAGGGCAAGCTGTTCGACGTGACCGGCCCGCCGCCCTCGGGCGAGGGCCAGCGGCAGGACCGCATCATCGTGGCCGTGGTGCCGGTGGACGGGCTCACGTGGTTCTTCAAGCTGACGGGCGACGCGGCGCTTGTGGACAAGGAGAAGCCCGCGTTCGTGGAGTTCCTCAAGACGGTTGAGTTCGCCGACGACGAGCACGGCCCTTCGACTTCGCCCGCCCCCGCGACGGCGGCCGCGGGCATGCCCGTGTGGGACCTGCCCGCGGCGTGGAAGGAACAGCAACCGCCCGACATGATCCTGCGAAGTTTCGCCTCGACCGGCGACGCGGGGAAGAAGGTGGACATCACCGTGAGCAAGTTTTCCGGACCCGCGGGCGGCGTGCAGGCCAACGCCGACCGTTGGCGGACGCAGGTCGGCCTCGGGCCGATGGACGCCGCGGAACTGGCAAAGCTGCCCGTGCTCGATCTCGCCGCGGGCAAGGCGACGCTTGTGGACGTCTCCGGGGTGAGCGCGCGCACGGGCGAACGCACGCGCATCATCGGCGCGATTGTGCCGGACCGCGGGGAGACGTGGTTCTTCAAGCTGATGGGCGATGTGGATGTCGCGGAGCGCGAGCGCCCGAGTTTTGTGAAGTTCGTCCAGTCCGTGAAGTTCGCCGCGCAGTAATCCTCCGACCATGCGCGCCAAGCTTCTCGCCGTCCTCTGCTCGCTCAAGCTCACGCTGGTGCTGCTCGTGTCCGGCCTGGTGGTTGTGTTCATCGGCACCGTCGCGCAGGCGGACGAGGGCCTCTACTACGCGCAGGCGCGCTACTTCAAGAGTTGGGTTGTCTCGGGCTTCAGCTTCTTCGGCCACAAGGTTCCGCTGCCGTTGCCGGGCGGCTACCTCATCGGCACGTTGCTGCTCGCGAACCTCACCGCGGCGCACATCCAGCGGCTCAAGGTCTCATGGAAGAAATCCGGCATCCTCTTGACCCACGCCGGGCTCATCCTGCTGCTGCTCGGCCAGCTCGGCACGGACATGCTTTCCATCGAGAGCGCCATGCGGCTCGAGGAGGGCGAGACGAAGAATTACTCGGAGGATTTCCAGTCCAACGAACTGGTCTTCATCGACACGTCCGACCCGAAAGACGATTCGGTGGTCTCCGTGCCGGAGTCGTTCCTCGCGCGCGGCGGCACAATCGCTGACAAGCGCATGCCGCTCGAAGTCCGCGTCAAGCACTACTGGCCCAACTGCGACCTCGAGGAGCGCCCGCCCGCGGGTTCGGTGCCTGCCGCGGCCACGCACGGCATGTTCACAAACCGCGTCGTCCACGCGCTCAAGCCCGACGACACCGACTCGCGCGCGCGCGCCGCCGCGGTGGTGGAGTTCACGTCCTCGAAGGGTTCGCACGGGACGTTCCTCTTGGCCACGCGCGGTTCCGCGCCGCAGTTGCTGGAGTTCAACGGCAGCATCTATCACCTCTCGATGCTGTTCGCGCCGGCACTCGGCGGTCACCAGATCGTCGTGGCGGACCCGGGCGCGGGCCGCGATGCCGACCCCGAGATGGTCCCCGAGTCGGAGTTTGCGAAGCATCCGGAAGTCACGTTGAAACGGCTGCCGCTGACGATGCGCGTCCGGGGTTTCTGGCCGCGCTGCGTGCTGTATCGCGAGCTGCCGAAGGAGGCCGTGTTCCCGGAGGTCACGCAGGGCGCGTTCGGCGGCATCGCCATCGCCCCGCGGCCGATCGTGAAGGACATGGAAAATCGCAACCTCCCTGCCGCCGAACTTGAGCTGCTCGACAACGGCAAGTCGCTGGGCACGTGGCTCGTCGCCGTGAGTTCGAGCGCGCGGCAGACGGTGAGCGCGGGCGGCAAGACCTACGAGGTGGCCATGAGGTTCCGGCGGCATTACACGCCCTACTCGTTCACGCTGCTCAAGTTCACGCACGACAAGTATCGCGGCACGGAAATTCCGAAGGACTTCCGGGCGCGCGTCCGCGTGGAACATCCCGCCAAGGGCGACGCGCGCGAGGTGGACATCTGGATGAACAACCCGCTGCGCTACGAGGGGCTCACGTATTTCCAGGCGAGCTTCGACAAGGACAACGACCAGCGCGAGCGGAAGGTCACCATCCTGCAGGTCGTGAGCAACCCAAGCTGGCTCACGCCGTATTTCGCGTGCGTGATCGTCGGCGTGGGGCTCACGGTGCAGTTCATGATTCACTTCGTCGGGTTCATCCGGAAACGCCCGGCCGCCGCGCCGAAGGCGGCGTGATGCGCCGGACCCGGTCATCACAAACTCCGCCGCAATCAAACCCGCCGCCCGGACGTCAGACCCACTGAGTTATGAAGAAATGGATTCCCTGGCTGCTCGTCGGCGTGTTCGCGCTCGAGCTCCTCGCGGCGTTGCGGCCGAAGCAGGACAAGCCCGGCACTTTTGCCGCGAATGAGTTCGGCCGCCTGCCCGTGCTGCTCAACGGCCGCGTGCAGCCGCTCGATTCCGTCGGGCGCAACGCCCTGCTCGTGCTCCGCGGCACCGCGTCCGTCCCGCTCGAGGGCAATGGCGCGAACGGCGCGTGGGGCGCCTTTGACCAGCTCGCCAAGGACGGCGGGATGACCGAGCGCAAGTGGTATCAATTCGGGAAGCACCCCAGGCGCCTCAAGCCCTCCGCGTGGATTCTCGAGGTGCTCTGCAACCCTGCGGTCGCCGACACGCGCCACGCGTTCCTCGTGCATCACCCGGACCTGCTCGGCCAGCTTTCGCTCCAGGAGAAGGGCGTCGAGCGGTCGGGCCTGCGTTTCTACACGTTCAACGACCTCGCCCCTCATCTTCTGCTCATCGAGAAGGAAGCCCGCCACATCGGCACCACCACCAAGCAGGAACATCGCAACACCTACCAGAAATCCGTCATGTCGCTTCACCGCTCGTTGCAGGTCTATCTCGGGCTCAAGAACAGCCTCAAGCCCGAGCGCGCGACCGACTTCGAGCGCGAGATCGGGACCCTCGGCCGCATCATGGGCGAGGGCTACGCCGCCGTGCAGAAGCAACAGGCGGGGCAGGACTACAACAAGGAAATCTTCGAGCGGTTCCTGGCGCTCGTGGAACCTTACGCCAACATCGCGCAACAAGTGAAGATGGCGCAGCAAATGTCGCTGCAGCAGGGCTTTCCCTTCCTCGTGCCGCCGTGGAGCTCCAGCCACAAGTCCGACGACTGGCAGCACGTGAGCGCGAGCCTGATGGACGCCGTGCGCAGCGGCGACATCCATCCCGCCATCGGCCACTACGCCGCGATGAGCTCGGCATTCGGCGCGGGAAACGTCGCGGAGTTCAACCGGCACGTTGCGGGCTACAAGGCGTGGCTCGCGAAATCCTTCGAGCCGGAACTGAAGAAAGGCCGGCAGGAATCCTACTTCCACGGTTACCTGCCATTCTACCGGTCGATGATCATCTACGTGTTCGCGCTGCTGCTCGCGGCGGCGTCGTGGCTGAACTTCTCGCCGACGCTGAACCAGGCGGCGTTCTGGCTCACGGGGCTTGCGTTTCTCGTGCACACGTCGGGGCTGGTGTTCCGCATGTATCTGGAATGGCGCCCGCCGGTGACGAACCTCTATTCGTCGGCGATTTTCGTCGGGTGGGGCGCGGTGATGCTCGGCCTTTTCCTCGAACGGCTGTGGCGCAACGGCATTGGCAGCTTCACCGCGTCGGCCATCGGCTTCGTCACGCTCATCATCGCGCACCACCTCTCGGTGGACGGCGACACGATGGAGATGATGCGCGCGGTGCTCGACACGAACTTCTGGCTCGCGACGCACGTGACCACC
This genomic interval from Verrucomicrobiota bacterium contains the following:
- a CDS encoding YjgP/YjgQ family permease yields the protein MKTLHLHLTRQVLQTLVMTVLVFTFVLLLGNVLREVMAMLVSRQATPGGVARAIALLIPYVLVFALPMGLLTATLLVFGRFSADQELTAARAGGISLLALVAPVLALAAALSLLSAAVNCEVAPRCRVAYKALLDDLRNIPPTALIPENKFVTDFDGWVVYVARRRGEVLEDVLLFRLEKGEVVQRTRARRATITVNAAERELEFNTEDTSIFLRVQREQPSGPEAVWQPVHVGEMTVPMKFKPAVEQDAKPKLSEMTFTQLRAELREARARGLETSPILVQLHRMVSFSFACIGFTLVGIPLGIHAHRRETSAGVAMALLLVLVYYSFFILGQALEMRAAWQPHLLMWVPNFLFQCLGAWLLWRADRGA
- the feoB gene encoding ferrous iron transport protein B, whose translation is MPPSASNCCVALTGNPNSGKTTLFNALTGLRAKVGNYAGVTVERKEGPLKGAPADRAVTVLDLPGTYSLSPKSLDEQVSRDVLFHRLPDVPAPAAVVVVVDASNLERNLYYATQVIELGYPAIIALNMMDVAAENGHPVDAAALAKELGVPVLPLVASRGDGVAELRAMLTKPGHPGLAPRTPRTFCDLPARFSDEVATLAAMMEKLAPARFTSARAEALLLLSDEKGLASHSAPFPVEIQSAVLAARQRLDAAGVDWRSAAIEARYSRIGGIARRVVTEADALRETFSDKLDRVLTHRFYGFAIFVALMALMFQSIFTFAEIPMGWMEGAVGWLGKTVGGAIPPGELNDLLVNGVIAGVGAVVVFLPQICLLFLFISLLEDTGYMARAAFLMDRLMSKVGLHGKSFIPMLSSFACAIPGIMATRTIESPKDRLVTILVAPLMSCSARLPVYTVLIAACIPDVRVLGFFKLGGLTMLAMYLLGIAGALGMAWVFKKTLLKGAAPMLIMELPPYKRPVLAVTLRHMWDRSKLFLRRAGTVILGINILLWFLATYPKLEASGQTSRTGPPNAAPSAGDQLRLSFAGRLGHVIEPAIAPLGFDWKMGIGIVASFAAREVFVSTMSVVYNVGSADTEEAASANLAKTMQQEKRTDGSPAYTPLTAVSLMVFYVFALQCVSTVAVVRRETNSWKWPIIQWLYMGALAWGLAFITYQGGRLLGFN
- a CDS encoding ferrous iron transport protein A, whose product is MSAEPQPLSSLAVGATGTVAEIRVPAEDRARLLEMGLLVGTAVELVRFAPLGDPVEIKVRGYHLTLRKHEAELIFVRGK
- a CDS encoding ferrous iron transport protein A, whose product is MQLGGTQRAAAALAKDARDSVSLWQWDSGCAASVRRLNGTEYPSCNSVSTTLASCAVNEPTNPLAPVNGHCPQPEACPLDTVRAGTSVRIKQLSASPELNHRLREMGFCEEQRIKLLMKHTNVICQVCNVRLGISKQLAGSIMVEPIPAPSAPRQRAA
- a CDS encoding 3-phosphoshikimate 1-carboxyvinyltransferase, with protein sequence MPLPDLIEIVPLTQPVRAEITVPGSKSITNRALVLAALADGETTLRGALWSEDTQIMVECLQDLGFMVNVAPDADEVSNRTITVYGRGGEVPRGGTEGNPLELFVGNAGTAARFLAAFVCLGSGVYRLHGVPRMHERPQAALFAALRQLGYHVESEADHEKLPVRIWGGSPSPRPLPEREGGRRPGEGDGKRRCKVSVEESSQFASALLLCADAGGWNVEVTGANEDEMPYVTMTRELVKVFPRRGGAFQIEPDASSGSYFLAAGWSAWAPKTTYKREPDGGMTVRFAFEEGFVAVTTTMRPDGTTTTGQTGFSRPLLPRGQLDAPGVCSPSILQLRVCNWPASGWQVDGKFPDYLPVPSGVSRATELGDSIMTAIILAADEDTGREWREPAGTKGTLRDVGGFRRPIRFTDLVRLRVQECERVVALRTELTKCGAKVIEEDDTLTVYPSQLHGAEIETYNDHRMAMCFAVLGLKVPGIKIKNPACVKKTFPNFFQKLATPPPRGLGVAILDGRTGRRLAMEELFAD
- the cmk gene encoding (d)CMP kinase, encoding MNASIVIAVDGTSASGKSSTSRHLAKLLGFVYVDTGAMYRTLAWHCLAQRAEVNDARAVAAVCRRWKTSLVCVDDHVRLLVDGYWPEKEIRTAETSAAVAHVAAVPKVRDWMKEKQRECVKFGNLVMEGRDIGSNVFPETDFKFYFDASLAVRNRRRAAEGVSENLAARDHHDSQRAAAPLMVPLGAMYIDNSEQTIPQTCEVMLAELERKLGRKLALQPEAA
- a CDS encoding 1-acyl-sn-glycerol-3-phosphate acyltransferase; this encodes MNPSYYLTWRLCRLLFATYFRWRVFHPDRVPPTGPVILAANHQSYLDPPLVGSGLTRGINYLARENLVKFPVLGAYMRSLNVVPVDRDGGGAAGLKGILDRLLAGGGIILFPEGTRSCDGSLRAARPGIGLTIIKSAAPVVPVRVWGTFEAWSRHGKLPRPRPVVVKYGHPLLFEKERAEAESCSKPRLKEIYQEIAGELMRRIARMEPCEDVERFP